In a genomic window of Lycium ferocissimum isolate CSIRO_LF1 chromosome 9, AGI_CSIRO_Lferr_CH_V1, whole genome shotgun sequence:
- the LOC132029789 gene encoding histone H2A.6-like, with protein sequence MAGRGKTLGSGAAKKATSRSSKAGLQFPVGRIARFLKAGKYAERVGAGAPVYLAAVLEYLAAEVLELAGNAARDNKKTRIVPRHIQLAVRNDEELSKLLGDVTIANGGVMPNIHNLLLPKKAGGSSKPSVDED encoded by the exons ATGGCTGGTAGAGGAAAGACCTTAGGTTCTGGAGCGGCGAAAAAGGCTACATCACGTAGTAGCAAAGCGGGGCTCCAGTTTCCTGTGGGTCGTATAGCCCGTTTTCTTAAAGCGGGTAAGTATGCTGAACGGGTCGGTGCTGGTGCCCCGGTGTACCTTGCTGCTGTTCTCGAGTACCTTGCTGCTGAG GTGCTTGAATTGGCTGGAAATGCAGCAAGGGATAACAAGAAGACAAGGATAGTTCCAAGGCATATTCAGTTGGCTGTGAGGAATGATGAAGAATTGAGCAAGTTGCTTGGAGATGTGACAATTGCTAATGGTGGTGTTATGCCTAACATCCATAACCTTTTGCTTCCTAAGAAAGCTGGTGGTTCATCAAAGCCTTCTGTTGATGAGGATTAG